A genomic stretch from Alphaproteobacteria bacterium includes:
- a CDS encoding nucleotidyltransferase family protein: protein MSSSYPMKAMILAAGLGIRMQPLTFRTPKPLLSIGERTLLDRSLDALEQANINTVVVNTHHKADQIKAHLEERQRPNILLSHESTLLETGGGVLKALPLLGDDPFLVLNSDITWEGAQPLFTLCQAFQKSEMDVLLLLLPPKSVAGYDGPGDYFSDESGKLTWRHDAPEAPYLFSGIQILNPKIFEGKSGAFSLKALYDEAEKKGRLFGVVDAEGTWFHVGTPKAYEIAQKWFCQHTPTTFQH from the coding sequence ATGTCATCAAGCTATCCAATGAAGGCCATGATCCTTGCGGCAGGACTTGGAATCCGTATGCAGCCTTTAACCTTTAGAACACCCAAGCCATTGCTCAGCATTGGCGAAAGGACGCTTTTGGATAGATCTTTAGATGCCTTGGAACAGGCAAACATTAATACCGTCGTGGTGAATACTCACCACAAGGCTGATCAGATAAAAGCACATTTGGAAGAGCGGCAGAGACCTAATATTTTATTGTCCCATGAATCCACTTTGCTGGAAACGGGTGGTGGAGTGCTGAAGGCATTGCCATTGTTAGGTGACGATCCATTCTTGGTCCTCAATAGTGATATAACGTGGGAAGGGGCTCAGCCTCTCTTTACACTATGCCAGGCTTTTCAGAAATCTGAGATGGACGTTCTGTTGCTCCTTTTACCGCCCAAGTCTGTGGCTGGCTACGATGGCCCGGGAGACTATTTTTCAGATGAGAGTGGAAAACTTACCTGGCGACACGATGCACCAGAAGCCCCCTATCTTTTCTCCGGAATTCAAATCCTTAACCCAAAGATATTTGAGGGTAAATCGGGGGCTTTCTCTCTCAAGGCTCTCTATGATGAAGCCGAGAAAAAAGGACGACTTTTTGGGGTTGTAGATGCAGAGGGAACCTGGTTTCATGTCGGCACTCCAAAAGCATATGAGATTGCCCAAAAATGGTTTTGCCAGCACACGCCAACGACTTTTCAGCATTAA
- a CDS encoding phosphotransferase → MTHYLTPSPKEVREKEKQDFLASVGWDKAHIAFLSGDCSFRTYHRLSDKISKRTVLLMDAPAPHEDTAAFERVGKLLEGYGLRAPEILASDHEKGLLLIEDFGDKTFTNCLNRGMNPKPLYDNAVNVLLHLHKSFSTDDTSEEPLNQYDDVALLEEANLFLDWYCPHWIRQELSDAAKQSYQEILLGLFPLARNVPQSLVLRDYHVDNLMVCDDGEDIHKCGLLDFQDALLGPVSYDLVSLLEDARRDVPEQMSLALKKNYIEANPGIDPESFETSYNILGVQRSLKILGIFARKAVRDNQKDYLTFIPRVWKWIEKDLSHPALKDLDKWIKAHIYPFREEEKLELA, encoded by the coding sequence ATGACACATTATTTAACGCCATCTCCCAAAGAGGTTAGAGAAAAAGAGAAGCAGGATTTTTTGGCCAGTGTTGGTTGGGATAAGGCACATATAGCTTTTCTTTCAGGGGACTGTTCTTTCCGAACTTACCATCGCCTGTCGGATAAAATTTCCAAAAGAACGGTTCTTTTAATGGATGCACCAGCACCCCATGAGGATACGGCAGCTTTTGAAAGAGTGGGGAAGCTGTTGGAAGGTTATGGTCTCCGTGCTCCAGAGATTTTAGCTTCAGATCACGAAAAAGGACTTCTCCTTATAGAAGATTTTGGAGACAAGACCTTTACCAATTGCCTTAACAGGGGAATGAATCCAAAGCCGCTGTATGACAATGCGGTAAATGTTTTACTGCATTTACATAAATCCTTTTCGACGGATGATACTTCTGAAGAACCCCTAAATCAGTATGATGATGTGGCGCTTTTAGAGGAAGCAAATTTGTTTCTAGATTGGTATTGTCCTCATTGGATTCGCCAAGAACTTTCGGATGCTGCGAAACAGTCTTATCAAGAAATCCTTTTGGGACTTTTTCCTTTAGCGCGAAACGTGCCTCAATCCCTTGTTCTACGAGACTATCACGTGGACAATTTGATGGTTTGTGACGATGGGGAAGATATTCACAAGTGTGGTTTGTTGGATTTTCAAGATGCCCTCCTTGGACCCGTTTCATATGACTTGGTGTCGCTTTTGGAAGATGCCCGTCGCGATGTTCCTGAGCAAATGAGCCTTGCTCTTAAGAAAAATTACATTGAAGCAAATCCGGGCATAGATCCGGAGTCTTTTGAAACCTCATATAATATTTTAGGGGTCCAACGGAGCCTCAAGATTTTGGGTATTTTTGCGCGAAAAGCCGTTCGAGATAACCAGAAAGACTATCTAACTTTTATTCCACGTGTGTGGAAGTGGATTGAGAAAGACTTGTCTCATCCGGCTTTAAAAGACTTGGATAAGTGGATTAAGGCACATATATATCCTTTCCGTGAAGAAGAGAAGTTGGAGTTGGCGTAG
- the tsaE gene encoding tRNA (adenosine(37)-N6)-threonylcarbamoyltransferase complex ATPase subunit type 1 TsaE — protein MDGFAQKLAQSMKTGDILTLQGQLGSGKTTFAKFFMGALGLRSQEVPSPTFTLVQTYPFSEFMVWHFDLYRLKDPEEVYELGIEEAFAEGVSLIEWPERLEGMLPREHLQIEIIIPEGGSMEEVRNVVLTGYQGWCQRLEKLFNNKEI, from the coding sequence ATGGATGGGTTTGCCCAGAAATTGGCTCAGTCTATGAAGACAGGAGATATCCTGACGCTTCAAGGACAATTGGGATCTGGTAAGACCACATTTGCCAAGTTCTTTATGGGGGCTCTGGGCCTGAGAAGTCAAGAGGTTCCAAGTCCTACGTTCACTCTGGTTCAGACCTATCCCTTTTCTGAATTTATGGTTTGGCATTTCGATTTATACCGTTTAAAAGATCCAGAGGAAGTATATGAATTAGGCATTGAAGAGGCATTTGCAGAAGGGGTTTCATTAATTGAATGGCCAGAACGTTTGGAAGGCATGTTACCGAGAGAGCATCTGCAGATAGAAATTATTATTCCCGAGGGGGGAAGTATGGAAGAGGTGCGAAATGTTGTGTTGACAGGATACCAAGGTTGGTGTCAACGTTTAGAAAAATTATTTAATAATAAAGAGATATAA